aatttttgtttttgaatctcatttatctttttttacagTTGGCCGAAGATGAGTTTGCTGAAACAGAAATATTATCAGAATTGGATATGGCATATAATCAATTGCGGTCTCTGAATGGTTCTCTAAGAAATTTGAAATCTTTgcgctatttaaatttaactcacAATTTTCTCACTGAATTCTCCTTACAAGATATCAAAGGACTTAAACGATTGTCTGTGATAGATCTCTCTCACAACAAAATAACCAGCATAACCGGAAATATGGTAacctatttttatataagcagttattaatatttattcatacttTCAGATGTTGGAAAGatgttgtattgtatttattaaggGCACGCCTGCCTTAGCCAGACGGACGGTCTGTCCTATATAAATACCATTCCATCCTATTTCcaatgtttgagacacaggttttactggtgtcccgtcAACAtccccccctgaaacctaccagtcccttttgtgaacctaacaatatctcCTATGGAGTGGTTTGCTAgatcttcttcacttattctatccttacatCTTACCAGCGCGTACATGCGGCACTCAACtgcgtgcaataaagaatgTATCAATCTATCTATTGTAAGATGTCTTGAACAGGCAAATGAAAAGATGTCACTTAAAagtattacctacaaaaataaaaccttgTATGTAAACAAGCATTACTATTTACAGaacttcattttataatttgctataatctgcgAGATCCAAGCCAAACCGTTACGGTACCTATAACTTTTTGTCTATACGCTACATCAAAAAgaatttgcaaaatattttcacaTTCCACGTGTGCTTTGTAATATTGGTTAGTAAAGACAACATCTGCTGAGGATGCCTTATAACTCCTACCGAAACGAGAGCGAGATTATTCTAGAAGACCAGCGTATTGTTTCGTAATATACTACTCGTATAACACAATATTGTCGCGAGTGTgagttgctttatttttatcaagCTAAGCATACTTCATGACTTGCAGCAAGAATTTATTATGCACTTCAAAGGGCATTGGCTCAAATATCTACATAACTAAATTTACAAGACCAAgcaaggaaaaataaattaaacgaaTTCATTATAGAATATTCGACTACAGTTCAAAAGGTCCAGAGTTATCACTCTCAAAAATTGTGATTTGTGTAGGATTTTCTGTTAAGAAGTACTCAGTAACAATCCGAAGTTTGCGAATTGGCGTTGTCAACTCCCGTGCGAGTACGTTaaaccgtcggtcccggttattatcacaaatacgagcccaccaacccgcattgaaacAGCGTGGTAGGACTATGCTCTTAAAATTTTCTGTCTTTTGAGAGAGAAGGAACATTAATACTCTGGGAATGATAATCATGATGagagaattatttttttattcttaatccAATTTATCCCTTTTGGATTGGAGACTCTCTTTTTTTGTCTGAAAGGATTATAGAGTCTACCTAGAGCTGCTGGCATGTCTTGGAGGAAAAGAGtccctaaaaaaaataaagataaaaaaaaaatatctagagCCAAAGCTGAATGTAGCCAGCTTCTTTGGCACAATGCCTCGTTGAGATGGTTTTGAGACATttcagatttaatttatttttattttggtacatggATTAttcattcttaatttttatattttgtgaattttacCTGCTACAGAATCTTGTGGATGTTGAAACCAGAGTATTAGAGTTGCGGTTGGATCACAATCATATTCTGAACTTGGGCGGAGCGCTGATGGGTCTTCGTGGACTCCTAACGCTGAATTTGAGCAACAACCAGATACAACAAATATCACCTGATGACCTTATCGGCCTAGAAGATCTGAGATACCTGGATGTATCTCACAACCATATTACTACTTTGGAGGAAACCTCgaaggtttgtttttttaagaagtATTGTGAAATTATTCTCGCTTGCGATCGTTTGCGAATTAAATCAAGTTAAGTTAAGACGTTAATTAAGTTACACCGCGGTTGATTTGCCTCTTTGGTGAAAGAAGAGCTTACTGATTTTTTGCGGAAAGGATCAGCCTGGCTTTTCAGCGCGGAAATGCAGCTAGCATTCTAGGCGCCATTCCACGCGGATATGACTTGTACAGTAACTAGTTTAGTGAGAAGTGGTTAAATTATCTAAAGAGTacttatttaatagtttaaatgcTTTTGCGTTTAgactattgatttattttattgcaatttgttTTGAATTACTTCCAGACGTTTTTGCCATCGCTTGAGGAACTTATCGCTCACCATAACAACATAACCATGTTGGACAAAGATTTTCATGGCCTGCCGTCGCTGTGCAAGGCCGATCTATCCTATAATAAGATTCAGTCAGTGAATTATGAAGTCGTTTCGAAATCAAGATGTACGATCAATGGAGTGCCCAGTATATTGAAGATTTATCTTCAAGGTTGGTTTAACCCACTCTAAATGCCACATTATTTCTGATAACTTACACTATTTATATCTCCTGTTATGcattttgtacctatttattttatcttgtccAAGCTTTTAGCATTTACATTTTTGTGTCTTATTGCGAATGTACCTACTAACCTATATGTTATAGTTTTATGAAAAGCGTGCTTTGCGAACTTCTAGCAATATTTAACCCTCGCACTTAATTTCTTAagtcaattaattattgttttttttaaatatcatacatCATTAATTTGTTAAATCCTTAATCTcgtaaaataaaaggaaaaaaatatatggtaaAAATACAACATAAAATAGAGTTTCTATAGTTAAATCAAATATGAAATAGTATACGTGATGGGAAAAATAGGAATCACAAATCACATTTTCACAAAAGTGAAtagctaaatattttaattaatatatttacatactatAGTCAACAACAAAATATGATTACAAAGTAAGTAAAGCCACAACGACAGATGGGCGATCTTAATGCTATGGCGCGGCgcgttaataaatattttgcatgAAAAATGTACTACACGATTATAAGCTACATGTTTATTACTTAATAGTAATGCTATTTCAGATAATCCTGTGTTATGCGACGAGCGTTTGTACGAGTTGATGACAATACTGGGAAGCTTAAACGCCCGACTCAGCGGCGTATCAACTTGTGTCGCTACACAAACTTCGGCGCCCGTTCTGATGAGGGCGCTCAATGATATAGTTCCCGATACTCCTGTTCTTGTCGTCACACAACTAGGAACGGGGGTCCAAGTCGTGGAAGGACGAGAGACAATACCATCCCAGCTTGCGTATCAACGCGTCGGCGCGCTAATTGGGCACGTTATGCCGGAGCGCGAAGACGGTATCTCGGTCGTCGTGGACCCACCAGTTACGCTGCCCCCGGAAAACACTAACGTGGTTGTCAAATGGCCGGATGAAAGGAGAGACAAATCTCACCCTCTCGCGGATCATCTGCGTCTTCGTGATCTTAACACCTCCCCGCAGTGAAAGAGTGTCGTTCACCGGCGCCGCCGCACGCCGACGTCTAAGAACTCAGTGCTTCGCCTTAGAAAACTTACTGACCTAACCTGGGCAGAGTATCTTCTGTTTCGTTTGGATGCATGGAATTCCTTGTTTAAGCCTTCGCGATGTATATAGAAGACATAATTCAATGCATCTTTTATCATTTGGAGTCTTTAAACGCGACGAGCGATGCACATAACTAAGTTTATACCTAGAATATAGAATCTGAATGTGTagataaatgatttattttcgaTGATTGTTTGAGTGATTGTGTATCCGATGTATTTGTAGCCAATAAATTCGATTACTTATGTTGTGTATTAGActatttgttataaacaaaacattGGTGTCGCAAAGTTTTATTAACGTGTAGAAAATTGTCGCATCCGTGGATTATTCTAACAATCTCTCAGCTAATGTATAAACTATAAagttgtacctacctaaaattatttatgtaatgtaatattattaattgtagaatatagatattaatttaatttatattggcAATTAACAATATGGCGGGGGAAATGTCTTAATGTATACTAGGACTGGAAGAAATGTTTTGCTTCTGGCAATACttagtaatataaaattacacaaaaacgCATGCTTTTAATTCAATTGTATCTATCTTTTAGACAGAcacgcttttttaaatatttctttcaatTGATTGTATACCTACTAAGTACAATATTAACatgtaatctaaaaaaaatactaaacaaaaATAGTCTTTTACTTATAATCTACCAACAGGAAAACCGTTATAATTATAGCTATAATTTCACTGTATGAAGATAAAATAACGATTGTAGTTGTTGTttggaataaataatacatgAAAGAGCCGTTGTTCATAATACTTAGTTTCTCACCTTCACTTGAAAGTTCTTACTTATGTAAGAACAGACCTAACCAAaagatttgacggccgaatggcgcagtgggcagcgaccctgcttcctgagtccaaggccgtgggttcgattcccacaactggacaatatttgtgtgatgaacatgaatgtttttcagtgtctgggtgtttatctatatattataagtatttatgtatattattcattaaaaaaaaaatatatttatcagttatcttagtatccataacacaagctacgcttactttggtactagatggcgatgtgtgtattgtcgtaatatatttattattattattattattatttataagtccGAAACAGTTTACTAAATATTAACCCTACCTACCTATCTCAtctgtttttttgtaaaatagaaaaaaatggtGTGTAGGTACtttgtgtatgtgttattttcctttaaattaaatcaacagAAAGTTTTCATTTAAAGATGAGTAAGCAGATACAATTATCAAACGAAGCTAGAAAAGCAGTTATCTTATTgattgtacctactattattattaatttgctataactaCCGTTTCGACCGCATCAACCACAGTTAGCAGCCAGCGTAGTGGTGCATAATCTTTTCCTTCCTCAATGGTTACATCCAGAATTAGATACTAACAAACAGTTTTGATAATACAGTAGGTACAGACAGTCAATACAGCGATGAAACCTAATAAAAGAATACCTAAGGTAGAATTGATACCCAAGGCACAAAAGATTTAATAGTGTGaataattaagaataataaGCAGAAAGCGAGAATCATataggcacagaattaagaacatacagaaaccgtatacaccactaatactgaagcatcaaataccactccactttagtagtgatTCTCAAACAAacagttagtcacttcataccactTCATTCCAATTTTCGACACGTTTACCATAGAatatgagaaaaagtttgtgagctagcaacattccgcgggtgtaagtGTAGCAAGTGATAAGTGCGCGGGGCgtattcactgtttttggacacaatgcactgcatacaaaaatggctgaataagggttctgtgtgttcttaattctgtgctcatatatacctattatattttgaaacctTCAGTCAAGTTCTTCGTCAGTGCACCTCTACGAACTTTGCATGTTGCCAGTGACGATTACTTACGGCTCTATAACGCGGTCAAATACTATGAGCTTAATAAGAAGgcttggggtcccaaggtactgAAGTGGCGCGACCCGAGACTGCGCGagccggtaaacgcagtgttgctGGGTAcccgaggtggacagacgacatcaaaggaGTCACTAGGAGCCAGGAACctattattacagtttttcgTGACCTTTTAAACCCTTGTTCCCTATCACATTAGACTGCAATTAATCGgaagatgtgtgtgtgtgtgtgtgtgtgtgtgtgacaaactatttttaaataagctgTTGTACGCGATTTCtttcaccttttttattttattttgctggGCTTCATATTAAGCAACACCTACTGAAGCTTTATCTATACTAAAATTTGTCAAGATTGGTtttgctaaatgacaaacaaaaaaaaacagttttgtcTTCAGTGCCGATTACAGAgtgcactctaaaaaaaatccaaatatctTCAATTTACATGATTCGACCCGTTACAAATTTATCATACATAACTATTGATTATAACTATAGATAGATGTATTGGGGATTTATTTGTCCATCATATTAGAAAATATCCGTTTCCagcggtttcacccgcgttaaCTTAATAGTCTTTAAGGTAACATTTTAATGTTAGCCAGTCCGATACCTCACTCATAGACCGCTTCCATGCGTCCACTGACCTCTTTTATACTATAGTATACACTAGAGGTAAGCGCGTGCGTCccataatattcttttttgaTTACTTCCTAAATTATGCAACCTTAAAACAATAGAATTAAGaccatacagaaaccgtgcacacgactaatattgaagcatcaaaaaccactccactttagtagtgtagtagtagttagtcacttaattccatttagcagttgatagtgattattttacctctaatgttccaaaCCTATAggtaccataaaatggggaaaatttataaaatttgtgagCTATTCAATTTGTGTTaagtaagacgtgcgcggggcattTTCGCTGCTTGTGGACACAATGCTCTGCATGCAATGTAGGCTTTATAGgggttttgtatgttcttaaatctgtacATAAATCATGCTGTAGAGGCCAAGGTTTATCAACATAAGATTGTCTTGTTAACAACTGACTATTTAATGTAAGAATTAATGcctataaatgaaaatatgaaatcgggttcttaattttttttttaaacatcaattcaatatagtatatatatatatactctttCATCCTTccttattaaaattgaaattcttcaaatgtatttgtttatttgtttgtttgtccttcctccaTAAATGAGCAACCATTCAACTTGATTTATGACATAGAGTCACTGCATagagttattgttttaaaatgttactatCGTACATTAAATCATGACATTATCGTACATTAAAGAGTGACATGGGctactttactttttatcccaagaaaacaaaaggtttatacgggatttgttaaacacggtgcaacagctagttgatTCATAATTAGTAGTTATGCAGTAATTTCTTGAtgatcattttaaatatttaggtacttttcaaaattattatttcaagtaataatatttacactGAGTAACGATGCTAGTTATTTTTATGCAAACAAAACATTCGTAGataattgtaatatattatagtGGATGACCAAGAAACgagtagtgtttgtatcctcatcgTAAAATACTAATTATCTCAGATACAGGACAATTATGTTTAAGTAGTATATGtagccattttatttttatttaacgtgAGGCAACACCGAGGTCTACAGATTATTAGGTACGCACTACGTAGGTCGGTTGAAAAACATAAGATTATAGCCATGGTTGCTAATGGCTGTTTAAAAGTACTATCGcgttacttttatattaaattgccATTCACGAAATTGTCTACCAATCTGAAAGCAATGGGATCATCCCATTAACCGTCATTCCCTGCCATCCACTTCGTGATGGGAGAATGCACTCGACTCTCGATCTATCTATAGATAGGTGTCACGGGAAAAACACAACCTATACTATAACGCTATAACCTAGTCCTATGGAAACCATGATTCAAGAGAAAGAGATAGACAGTCGCTCGAGGGTAGCTCGAAGTAGATATTTGTATCGTGCTTTGTATATATATTGGTTGATAGTGTTGTGAATTTTAAGTTGCAGCAAGAcgttcatttaatattttggcattattataaaaacgagGCAGGAGAAGGCCTGCGCAATGCCACCGCTACCGCCAGTTCTGGCAGCAGGCCTATTGCATGTGTGCGTTGCGGCGAGAGCCACGCAGACATGGACAGCCGAAGCCTTTAGCGCCAATTGCGCCTCTTCGCAATTCGCATAGATAGAACGTGTGTGCATCCCTTTGAGCCCGAGTCCAAACAAGAGTCCATACAATGGTACAAAAAGGAGACACCAACGCCAAAGAAATTCAGTGTCCGTGTCAGCGGGAAAGTTGATGGCTACTGTAAAACTCAAAGGAGGCCATCAAGGTAAAATGTTAAGGAAAATTGACCAAAGGTGTGTTGCTCTTGAAAGACAACGCACCGTTTCACAAGAGCAGAGTTGCAATGGCTGCTCTGCACACGCATGGCTTCGAATCACTAATCCACCCACCCTAAAGTGCAGATCTGGCAAATACTGTCCATATCTGGAAAAGACACAACGAGGTAAAGAAAGCAATTGcgaaaaaaaagatgaaaaatatttttacgatggcttacaaaaattaattcatAGTTCTAATAAATGAATTCAACTTAAGGGTGATTATATTTaaacggaaaaataaatttgttgtttcattttatttaaataccattTAATTCCACAAACTTTTCGATTCCTCTAGATTTTAAAACGAGATCTATGAAATATCGTGGGTCTACGTAGTGTACATTTAGATTTATCCTTTAAAATtcctaaaacaaaatattggaaTTCTTTCCCATCACTATCAGGCTGCGTTCGTTACCGCTGTTAcgcatattttaataacaatgttaacatcgtagactgcatcatcacttaccaccaggtgagattgcagtcaaggactaacttgtagtcgcCACAAATTTGAAATTCTTTGGATCCACCAATTGCTATCGGTTATCGCGTTACTGGCGCATTGTTTACTCCTtggaaaatatatgtataactgcttcgataataaaattcaaatttattttgctCGTGCAACACAGCAAATTTCATTTCGTCTAACTGCAGCTTTAAAGTACAAACTGCGTaactaacattatataatatCGTATAAGTGCACCTGTAGTATTGAAGGAGGTACTGTACTACAGTACATAAATCACAGTTTAAGACGATTTTATTCTGGCTTAATTAATAATTCGGTAATTTGCTCAACAAAGTGATTAAAGGggcttaaaagtaataattttgttgAGAAACTAGACTTGAATTTATCGATATGTCCACAGCCCTAGTACCCCCTAACTTCTCTCTCCCTTTTCACCGTGTTCATACGTACAACAGCGCATGTACCCTGTTAAAATGTTAGTTCTCTCTCTTTAACAACAGCTAAAAAATAGCAGTTAGAAAGAGTAAGTGTGAGGATTGCTGATGTTATATCAAAGAGAACGAATGATTTAAAAAGCAGCTATGGTGTCTATGATTTGAATGTGATTGTGGGGTGGATGTCGCACACTTGCACTGTGCGAAAACTATTCGTCAGAGAACCACAGACAAAAGATATACATCCTGTAGTAGTTATACAGTAAGTGGCTGATCTATCGACTATAGTCAGTGTACTGCGAGCCATGATTTAGAAGAAATTTATCATTCGTTGTTTGAGTGTTAATCTAGTCGTGGTCTAGGAAAGTAGCCAAATACTAGCCCTGTGGCGTACACAAATCTTGTGCGAGCAGACTCTTGTTTATTGCGTCTTAAAATACAAACCGTGTCAATCGTGAAAACTTCATTTCTAACATGTAAAATCAGTGCTTCCTTCAGAATGTCGCAACAGAAAATATGTTTTCTACACGATAATTCCCCGGACTCCCTTCTGAACTTGAGTCTGGAATACATCATAGCAAACTTAGATCTTTACACAGAATCAGATGTGAGGAAGGATTGTTGGAGATTGAAAGGTGATATAATATTACCAGCAGAGATATGTGAAAGATTCCTTGAGGTGTACCAAAGGAAGAATGTTGTTAACGATCACGTCGCCAGCTTGTTCCGTAACCGAAATTGCACTCGTTTGGAGCATGTGCGACTCAAGAACTCAAGGGTGACTTTGGATGGCATTCGGTATTTGCTGGAACACAAGCCTTACGATATAGAACTGGTCAAATGTGAATACTTGTCCCAAGCTTGGCTGGAATTAATCAGTCACAATAGCGAGAATCTGGTGTCCCTGAAGTTTGGTCCACTCAAATATGTTGTTTCTCAAAAAGAGATTCTCTTACGGCAGCGCTGCTTCGTCATCAGTGCGCCTAATCTGCGGAGGCTCACCATCCAGTGCAGGGGGAGTGGGATATCACCCATACTGCTCTCAAGACCATTGCGCCACCTCACACATCTAGATTTATCTGATTTCACCACTGCGGGCTCAACCTGGGCCATATATGAGTTGAAAAATTTACGATCCCTAGTGCTCCACAGTGTATTGTGGTCAATGGAAATAGTAGAGTGGATATCAGGATTGCGCTTACTCCGGCACCTTGATATCTCGCAGGCCAATGAACGACTTGGAAAGTACTCCAACCCAAATCAAGTACTGGCTAAATTGGTGACAAATTTGACTGAACTAGAATATTTGGACATATCTGGTACAAATTTAGCAGGGACAGGATCTATTGTTGTTGGCCACATTGAACCAGGATCTTCTGATCAGGAAGCTGCTAATGTCCGTTGCGATATACCAGGGCTTATCACCCGTGTGAACAGACCGCTGGAGTTTCTTGGCTTATATGGAACCCACCATGGTGCTTGCAAGAGGCATGACATCCCAGCGAAAGTGGTAAgttgaatttattataaaagaatattatttttatgtattaaagaACTCTGGATGGACTGTCAGTTGAAGagattgtgcagttctgtccaTTTCAATTCAGGATTTACTGCAAATCCttagattatttgtaaattgaagtcttttgaccatataattattttcctttcaAACTAATTGAAGTATTAACAAATTACaatcaaaacaatatttttaggtTAATTATAGGCAATAAAATATGTACCCTATTCTCTaccactaaactaaattaataggtTTAATACTTTTAGCTAAGTGCCTTTTCAACACAAAACATAGTGACAAGGATGGCACTACTTTTATacctgccaatttagtttagtttagagatttccGTACAGTTGAATTGGCACCATTGTTAACAATTGGAATCCAGCCAACTCCAGTTGCATTATTTTACATCAACATTCATTTCATAGCTTTGCTTGATGTTGTTTTTAGTACTGTGTTGTTTTTTCAATGACATGTGGGagttttgtataaatatgttggaattatgtgtttacttaagaacatttcGAAGAATAAAAACCAACTCCCCCACcaatttaaaagaataatattgtAGTGCCTTCAATACCTTAAATCCAAAATTTCTTTGAATccaaatactttaaaattatttaccctTGTATTTACCACACTCTTGTTATACTATGATATTAAAGCTCACCAAACTGTATGAGCAGAGCAGAGTAACTATATTGTTTATCCCATTAAAGTTTGGTGAAGACctgatgaagattttttttaatatagtaataataatatactacgatactacacatacaatacacacatcgccatcacagccccaaagtaagcgtagcttgtgttatgggtaccaagatgacaagtgaatacttttatgaataatatacataaatacttataatatacagataaacacccagacactgaaaagcatttatgttcatcacacaaacattttccagttgtgagaattgaacccacggAATTGAACCCAAGGGTtgaattcagaaagcagggttgctgacCACTGTGCCAGTCTGCCGTCTTTTTGTTAATAGAAGACAAGGCACCTACATAGACTTTACCAAATCACTTGCATTCAGTATAATAGTTAAGAAGTTTTATGTACCAGTAGGTAGTTAAATAACAGTtgatacttagtttttttttgacacAGAATTTGATTTGGTATGTTTTAAAATCCTATTTATAACCATCAAATCCCATGTTCAGATGTTAAtacaaactatatttaaaatataatgatcTTAAACTCCTCCAATTCCAGTTCaagttgtaaaatattttattacataaataattcaaaaacaaatgCTATTTACATTCATGTAAAAATATAGACCATTTCCATTAGTTTAATTATCATAACATAAGTTATGTAATGGAtgacacatacatacatttttatataagtatatgtttctttaaaattgaactctaaaaaaaatattttattcagcaaaagtaagtaacaataatatatcattttaaatataagttttgtatattatatttaagaagatAGCCAagattatatgtgtattattttaatttgttttaaagtatttagatAAAATAGTGACTTTATTATACTTTCTCAGATAAGATCACAATAAACAAACCAttactgttttttaattttgcagatATCcctgttttttctttttctagttTATGTACCAAACTTTTGTTTACAAAGATAAATTTTGCCCTACAAGTacaatataattacaaatatattgtgAAAGTACTGTAACTAGGGTAAGTTTTGGTTAATTTGTACTGTAGCCTAAGCTGCACCATAGCAATCTCTAAGCAAccttgaataaaacaaaattaaattgaactattaaactatatctttaaataaaaacaagtggTTCCGCACCAGCTTTCAGCAGTATTTACGAGTTCTGAATCATCTATTTTGactatctttttattttagtggTTATCATGTTCAACTTAGGATCACTAGGTTACTTGGTTCGCTTCCCGGTAAGAATCAAAAATCACCCCCGGTCAGGATATTCTGAAATTTTACGTCTAACGCGCCTAGTATTAGGAAACGAGTGAGAGCAGCCCTGGTGCCTGCAATACACTCTGAGCCTTGTTTTAAAGTATCTTGTGTAATGAGTCCTTGAATCTAATTAATGATCACTTACATGATAAtagggtcttttcgccttttcgcgtACGACGCCCAATTCGTGTCCAAATgacggtacactgttttacaacagtgaaaaataacaataccgacacaccaatctaaacaagagcgcttctattgatgttcggacctatgacaggtactcacacacaaacaaaagatctgtgcgtgcaacccaaatttaatgaaaaataaactaatcttgcgtgggcaaccaacaagtgctgacgcgcgaatgtgttgtaaaaaaaatagtgagcagctgtacttttcacggtaagtatttaaggtgtttatgtgaaattcagaatactttgttatccctagaccttaattgtgaaccacattataggaataacgatgttt
The sequence above is a segment of the Pararge aegeria chromosome Z, ilParAegt1.1, whole genome shotgun sequence genome. Coding sequences within it:
- the LOC120636280 gene encoding leucine-rich repeat and death domain-containing protein 1, which gives rise to MIAFALAAALLCALAGHPGAGASFHCAMRREISPCTCRRDDHGTGAILVICQRISTYEDVARALTSKFSPETKIGLDVSYSQLPDFADHSFRELGLSITRLKLNYDNLSDLKESVFTKLDLLDYFSLADNSFTEMPRHVLRHMPHVKTLDFCRNKITKLTEEDFQDIQELEHLVVADNQISKIEKHAIPKGLKHVHLGINKLSSLNGALRDLDYLEWIFINANHLKSIDNELPVKAKKITLIHAAHNELQNLPKDLTQMPSLEAMFFYDNHIKSLDGALQKSKRLTRIGLSFNKIESLAEDEFAETEILSELDMAYNQLRSLNGSLRNLKSLRYLNLTHNFLTEFSLQDIKGLKRLSVIDLSHNKITSITGNMNLVDVETRVLELRLDHNHILNLGGALMGLRGLLTLNLSNNQIQQISPDDLIGLEDLRYLDVSHNHITTLEETSKTFLPSLEELIAHHNNITMLDKDFHGLPSLCKADLSYNKIQSVNYEVVSKSRCTINGVPSILKIYLQDNPVLCDERLYELMTILGSLNARLSGVSTCVATQTSAPVLMRALNDIVPDTPVLVVTQLGTGVQVVEGRETIPSQLAYQRVGALIGHVMPEREDGISVVVDPPVTLPPENTNVVVKWPDERRDKSHPLADHLRLRDLNTSPQ